A window from Verrucomicrobiota bacterium encodes these proteins:
- the tssI gene encoding type VI secretion system tip protein VgrG: MPSYSQTNRPLQVTTPLGGTALLITGFRGSEQISHLFSFTLDLIADNATTIDFSQLIGKQFTVSAATPGKGGDTEWRYIDGICAAFSEGNRNKAFTSFSAEIVPKLWLLTRQARSRIFQQMSVPDILKQVFQGYDCDYELRGKYEPREYCVQYRETDFNFASRLMEDEGIYYFFKHSKSGHTMVIADTSQSHADVPGLTSARYEMIEGGPRKADHVYEWRKTQAVRAAKYTLWDHSFQQPTQNLEAKENIQNSVQVGTATHTLKDQVNGTLEIYDFPGGYAERFDGVSPSGGDQASRLQKIFDDNRRTVKLRMEAEAVPALTIQGSSSCVNFVSGHKFSLSRHFDGEGSYVLASVSHDAAMIDSYRSGSDGGGLNYTNHFTCIPFQLPYRPARKTAIPFIAGVQNALVTGPSGKEIFTDKYGRVKVQFYWDREGKNDGNSSCWIRVGQAFAGKRWGASFWPRIGQEVLVAFLEGDPDQPVIVGSVYNAEQMPPYEGDGLDSKHKNDPNVSGIKTNSTLGGTGYNEIRFDDTKDKEQLFFHAERNLEITTKNDSLARTLGSRHQFIGKEDDSKSGDQIERVCEDHHLTIDRDQVAQIGRNQQLHIGGIDGGTGNQDIVVDGTRKESVGQDLHLTVSMNRQEKVGENSSLTVGMDLQEKAGMKYAMEAGTEIHLKSGMTLVLEAGVQLTLKVGGNFIDISPIGVAIQGTMVMINSGGAAGSGSGSSPTSPQSPQQANPTKPTLADDSKSGQKSARS, translated from the coding sequence ATGCCGTCATATTCACAGACGAATCGGCCGTTGCAGGTAACCACGCCGCTGGGGGGGACCGCACTCTTGATCACCGGCTTCCGGGGAAGTGAACAGATCAGCCACCTATTCTCTTTCACATTGGACCTGATCGCCGATAACGCCACCACGATAGACTTCAGCCAGCTCATCGGCAAGCAATTCACGGTCTCCGCAGCCACTCCCGGCAAAGGCGGCGACACTGAATGGCGCTACATCGATGGCATCTGCGCGGCGTTCTCGGAAGGCAATCGCAATAAGGCGTTCACCAGCTTTTCTGCCGAGATCGTCCCTAAACTGTGGCTGCTCACGCGGCAGGCCCGGAGCCGGATCTTCCAGCAGATGTCGGTGCCGGACATCCTTAAACAGGTGTTTCAGGGGTACGATTGCGATTACGAACTCAGGGGCAAGTATGAACCCCGCGAATACTGCGTCCAATACCGGGAGACGGATTTCAATTTTGCCAGCCGCCTGATGGAAGACGAAGGAATCTACTATTTCTTCAAGCACTCCAAGAGCGGCCACACGATGGTGATCGCCGACACGAGCCAGTCTCACGCGGATGTGCCGGGTCTGACCAGTGCCAGGTATGAGATGATCGAAGGCGGTCCCCGTAAGGCGGATCACGTGTACGAGTGGCGAAAGACGCAGGCGGTGCGTGCGGCCAAATACACCCTCTGGGATCATTCGTTCCAGCAGCCGACGCAGAACCTCGAGGCGAAAGAAAACATCCAGAACTCCGTTCAGGTCGGAACGGCGACGCACACGCTTAAGGACCAGGTGAACGGGACCCTGGAGATCTATGATTTCCCGGGCGGCTACGCCGAGCGTTTCGACGGCGTTTCCCCCAGCGGCGGCGACCAGGCGTCGCGGCTGCAGAAGATCTTCGACGATAACCGCCGAACGGTTAAACTCCGGATGGAGGCGGAGGCGGTTCCGGCCCTGACCATCCAGGGAAGCTCAAGCTGCGTTAATTTTGTTTCAGGCCACAAGTTCAGCCTCAGCCGTCATTTTGATGGGGAGGGCAGCTACGTCCTGGCCTCGGTTTCCCACGATGCGGCGATGATCGATTCCTACCGGTCGGGCAGCGACGGCGGGGGCCTGAATTACACCAACCATTTTACCTGCATTCCTTTTCAGCTGCCTTACCGGCCGGCACGCAAGACCGCCATTCCTTTTATCGCCGGAGTTCAAAACGCCCTGGTGACGGGGCCTTCCGGGAAGGAAATCTTCACCGACAAGTACGGGCGGGTGAAGGTGCAATTTTACTGGGATCGCGAGGGCAAGAACGACGGCAACAGTTCGTGCTGGATCCGGGTGGGCCAGGCGTTTGCGGGCAAACGCTGGGGCGCATCTTTCTGGCCGCGGATCGGCCAGGAGGTGCTCGTGGCCTTTCTCGAAGGCGATCCGGACCAACCCGTCATCGTCGGCAGCGTCTATAATGCCGAGCAGATGCCGCCGTACGAAGGCGACGGCCTTGACTCGAAACACAAGAACGATCCGAACGTCAGCGGCATCAAGACCAACAGCACCCTGGGAGGCACCGGCTACAATGAGATCCGGTTCGACGATACGAAGGATAAAGAGCAGTTATTCTTCCATGCCGAGCGGAACCTGGAGATCACGACCAAGAACGACTCGCTTGCGCGCACGCTCGGCAGCCGCCATCAGTTTATCGGGAAAGAAGACGACAGCAAAAGCGGAGACCAGATCGAGCGGGTCTGTGAGGACCACCACCTTACGATCGACCGGGACCAGGTCGCGCAGATCGGCCGGAACCAGCAACTCCATATCGGAGGCATCGACGGAGGTACCGGCAACCAGGACATCGTCGTTGACGGGACCAGGAAGGAGTCGGTCGGCCAAGACCTGCACCTCACCGTAAGCATGAACCGCCAGGAGAAGGTTGGTGAGAACAGTTCGCTAACCGTCGGAATGGACCTTCAGGAAAAGGCCGGGATGAAGTACGCCATGGAGGCCGGCACGGAGATTCACCTTAAATCCGGGATGACGTTGGTGCTGGAAGCCGGGGTTCAACTTACCTTGAAGGTTGGCGGTAACTTTATCGACATCAGCCCGATCGGGGTTGCCATCCAGGGCACGATGGTGATGATCAACAGCGGCGGCGCGGCCGGGTCGGGCAGCGGGAGCAGCCCGACGTCGCCCCAGTCGCCTCAACAGGCTAATCCGACGAAGCCGACGCTGGCCGATGACTCGAAGTCCGGACAGAAATCGGCGCGCTCCTGA
- the tssH gene encoding type VI secretion system ATPase TssH, which translates to MAEIKRSILFGKLNPIAYKAVESAAVFCKMRGNPYVELVHWFHQVFQLNDSDLHRLLRHFQLDASRVARDLIAALDRLPRGATSISDLSPHLEESVERGWVYGSLLFGENRVRTGHIAVGLLKTPNLRNVFLGLSAEFQKIKPDELTDNFAKILAGSPEEATGTAEQAGAAGAAPGEASGAVAPAAMGKQEALARFSVDLTEKARKGEIDPILGRDEEIRQIVDILMRRRQNNPILTGEAGVGKTAVVEGFALRIAAGDVPPALKDVVLRTLDLALLQAGASMKGEFENRLRQVIDEVQASPKPIILFIDEAHTLIGAGGAAGQGDAANLLKPALARGTLRTIAATTWAEYKKYFEKDPALTRRFQVVKVEEPDEEKAILMIRGLAPVLEKHHQVSVLDEALDAAARLSHRYIPARQLPDKAVSLIDTACARVAISQHATPPAIEDSRHRIEALEGELAMVDREAAIGIDHAARKEGIVAQLAGEKERLAKLEADYQKEKSVVDQILAVRLQLRMPETEAASAPSGNGQAGSEPKPRPALLEELRSLERQLAGLQGETPLILPSVDEQAVASVVADWTGIPVGRMVKNEIQAVLSLADSLERRVIGQRHSLETIAKRIQTSRAGLDNPSKPIGVFLLAGPSGVGKTETALTLAETLYGGESNMITINMSEFQEAHTVSTLKGAPPGYVGYGEGGILTEAVRRRPYSVVLLDEVEKAHSDVHEIFFQVFDKGMMEDGEGRLIDFKNTIILLTTNVGSDLIMNLCKDPEMTPSPEGLAQSLRPALLKVFPAALLGRLVVVPYYPLSDAMLKSIIRLQLSRIQKRLANNQGIALGYDDAVVGLIATRCTELESGGRMVDAILTNTLLPEISRELLNRLMEGASPQKVDIKVQDGTFAYDYA; encoded by the coding sequence ATGGCAGAAATCAAACGTTCCATCCTTTTCGGGAAGTTAAACCCGATCGCCTATAAGGCAGTGGAAAGCGCCGCCGTCTTTTGCAAGATGCGGGGTAATCCGTACGTGGAGCTGGTTCATTGGTTCCACCAGGTTTTTCAGCTGAACGACAGCGATCTGCACCGGCTGTTGCGCCACTTTCAACTCGATGCCTCCCGCGTGGCGCGAGACCTGATCGCCGCCCTTGACCGGTTGCCGCGCGGCGCCACGTCGATTTCCGACCTTTCGCCCCACCTGGAAGAGAGTGTTGAGCGGGGCTGGGTGTACGGGTCACTGTTGTTCGGAGAGAATCGGGTGCGGACGGGGCACATCGCGGTCGGGCTGCTCAAGACGCCGAATTTGCGCAACGTGTTCTTGGGATTGTCGGCTGAATTTCAAAAGATCAAACCGGACGAACTCACCGATAATTTCGCCAAGATCCTCGCCGGCTCGCCCGAAGAAGCGACCGGCACCGCGGAACAGGCCGGCGCGGCCGGTGCGGCGCCGGGGGAAGCAAGCGGGGCGGTGGCGCCGGCAGCGATGGGCAAACAGGAGGCGCTCGCACGTTTCTCGGTCGACCTGACGGAAAAAGCCCGGAAAGGAGAAATCGACCCGATCCTGGGCCGGGACGAAGAGATCCGGCAGATCGTCGACATCCTGATGCGGCGTCGCCAGAACAACCCGATCCTCACGGGTGAAGCGGGCGTCGGTAAAACGGCCGTGGTGGAAGGGTTCGCGCTTCGGATCGCGGCCGGTGACGTACCGCCCGCGTTGAAGGACGTCGTCCTGCGCACGCTCGACCTGGCGCTGCTGCAAGCCGGGGCGAGCATGAAGGGCGAGTTTGAGAATCGCCTCCGGCAGGTAATCGACGAGGTGCAAGCCTCGCCCAAGCCGATCATCCTCTTCATTGACGAGGCTCATACCCTTATCGGCGCCGGGGGCGCCGCCGGCCAGGGTGACGCGGCGAATCTGCTGAAGCCGGCGCTCGCCCGCGGTACGCTGCGCACCATCGCCGCGACGACCTGGGCCGAGTATAAGAAATATTTCGAAAAGGATCCCGCCCTGACCCGCCGTTTCCAGGTCGTCAAGGTCGAGGAACCGGATGAAGAAAAGGCCATCCTGATGATCCGCGGCTTGGCGCCGGTTCTCGAAAAGCATCACCAGGTCAGTGTGCTTGACGAAGCGCTGGATGCAGCCGCGCGCCTCTCCCACCGCTACATTCCCGCGCGCCAGTTGCCGGACAAAGCGGTCAGCCTGATCGATACAGCCTGCGCGCGGGTCGCCATCAGCCAGCACGCCACCCCGCCGGCGATCGAGGACAGCCGGCATCGCATCGAGGCGCTCGAGGGAGAACTCGCGATGGTCGACCGTGAGGCGGCGATCGGCATCGATCACGCCGCGCGCAAAGAAGGGATTGTCGCGCAGCTGGCGGGCGAGAAAGAACGCCTGGCCAAACTGGAAGCCGACTACCAAAAGGAAAAATCAGTCGTGGACCAGATCCTGGCGGTGCGTCTGCAGCTTCGGATGCCCGAAACGGAGGCGGCGTCCGCTCCTTCGGGGAATGGACAGGCCGGCAGTGAACCGAAACCGCGGCCCGCCTTGCTGGAGGAACTGCGTTCCCTGGAACGCCAGCTTGCGGGCCTCCAGGGTGAGACGCCGCTGATCCTCCCGAGCGTCGATGAGCAGGCCGTCGCGTCGGTGGTGGCCGATTGGACGGGAATTCCCGTCGGGCGCATGGTGAAGAACGAAATCCAGGCGGTGTTATCGCTGGCCGACAGCCTCGAACGGCGCGTCATCGGGCAGCGGCACAGCCTTGAAACCATCGCGAAGCGGATCCAGACCTCGCGGGCCGGTCTCGACAACCCCAGCAAGCCGATTGGCGTGTTCCTGCTGGCCGGCCCAAGCGGCGTCGGCAAGACGGAAACGGCCTTGACCCTGGCCGAGACCCTGTACGGCGGCGAAAGCAACATGATCACCATCAACATGAGTGAGTTTCAGGAGGCTCACACCGTCTCAACGTTGAAAGGCGCGCCCCCCGGGTACGTCGGTTATGGTGAAGGCGGCATTCTTACCGAAGCGGTTCGGCGCCGGCCTTACAGCGTGGTTTTGCTCGACGAAGTGGAAAAGGCGCACTCCGATGTGCACGAAATTTTCTTCCAGGTATTCGATAAAGGGATGATGGAGGACGGTGAGGGCCGGCTCATCGACTTCAAGAACACCATCATCCTTTTAACCACCAACGTCGGCAGCGACCTGATCATGAACCTTTGCAAAGACCCGGAGATGACCCCGTCGCCGGAAGGTCTGGCGCAATCGTTGCGACCGGCGTTGCTGAAGGTATTTCCGGCCGCCCTGCTGGGCCGGCTGGTGGTCGTTCCGTATTACCCGCTAAGTGATGCGATGCTGAAGTCGATCATCCGGCTGCAACTTAGCCGGATCCAGAAACGTCTGGCCAACAACCAGGGCATCGCGCTCGGTTACGACGATGCCGTCGTCGGCCTGATTGCCACTCGCTGTACCGAACTGGAGAGCGGCGGACGCATGGTCGACGCTATCCTGACCAACACCCTCCTTCCGGAAATCAGCCGGGAACTGCTGAACCGGCTGATGGAAGGAGCCAGCCCGCAGAAGGTAGACATTAAGGTCCAGGATGGCACTTTCGCCTATGACTATGCTTAG